Proteins encoded together in one Deinococcus hopiensis KR-140 window:
- a CDS encoding helix-turn-helix domain-containing protein has protein sequence MNDRIRLQAREAMKKQGLTQEQLGERAGIPRTHVSQMLSGAIGKMPDRWTALADALGMEIVLQPKLDAPIPLAEELERR, from the coding sequence ATGAACGACCGCATACGGCTGCAGGCCAGAGAAGCCATGAAGAAGCAAGGACTCACCCAAGAGCAGTTGGGTGAGCGCGCAGGCATCCCCCGCACCCATGTCAGCCAGATGCTGAGTGGGGCAATCGGCAAGATGCCAGATCGCTGGACAGCCCTGGCTGATGCCCTGGGCATGGAGATCGTGCTTCAGCCCAAACTAGACGCACCTATTCCCCTCGCCGAAGAATTGGAGCGGAGGTAG
- a CDS encoding TIGR04255 family protein, with protein MTNQIPLPEHPKLKDPTVKTVAFEMTFVSKQSAEQVVSEIQRALSAEYPKMAQRWGHKVEASFDPEDPSTPQFTASIATPPPNEPQFKFYSDQHQREVQVGEAFLQFLLAGEYPGWSAFLVYLKKILSLHHQAAETIGYTSFKLIYVNRIDWFPGAEEKILEAWTLPVPPPLSDSVQVDSRQQRIVIQFPDGDQEITITAPGVDDEEPSRPVIQLDIDHHIDFDKPERALPDNLLAWLEIAHERIHQTFRCALRPDFLEAIS; from the coding sequence ATGACCAATCAAATACCCCTACCCGAACACCCGAAGCTTAAAGATCCAACCGTCAAGACGGTGGCCTTCGAAATGACATTCGTTAGTAAACAATCTGCAGAACAGGTTGTGTCTGAAATACAGAGGGCACTTAGCGCTGAATACCCAAAGATGGCGCAAAGATGGGGACATAAAGTAGAAGCTTCCTTCGATCCCGAAGATCCTTCTACGCCTCAGTTCACAGCCTCTATTGCGACTCCTCCTCCTAACGAACCTCAGTTCAAATTCTACAGCGACCAACATCAGCGAGAAGTACAGGTTGGGGAAGCATTTTTACAATTCTTGCTTGCGGGAGAATATCCTGGTTGGTCAGCCTTCTTGGTATACCTTAAAAAAATTCTCAGTCTCCACCATCAAGCAGCTGAAACGATTGGATATACTTCTTTTAAATTAATTTATGTCAATCGAATAGATTGGTTTCCAGGAGCGGAGGAGAAAATCCTTGAGGCTTGGACATTGCCTGTCCCTCCTCCATTATCCGATTCGGTTCAAGTGGATTCCAGACAGCAGCGGATCGTTATACAGTTCCCTGATGGAGATCAGGAGATAACTATTACTGCTCCAGGCGTAGATGATGAAGAACCTAGCAGACCTGTAATTCAGCTGGATATCGATCATCACATTGACTTCGATAAACCAGAACGGGCTCTACCGGACAACCTACTTGCTTGGCTTGAAATTGCACACGAACGGATACACCAAACATTTCGCTGTGCTCTACGACCAGATTTCTTGGAGGCAATATCATGA
- a CDS encoding HEAT repeat domain-containing protein, which translates to MTRSYHDWSVVSNRDVVQGMESNRQSSNRKATGTPVNIPLKGKLGRIIFRGSTNPTADAMALALRLEQATPRVMIAKDATWAPHVSSKSLDTRSRLSEPKVRVAVMYGSAMRSDSGTYTEFNIRVGRVTEKRSPDLAALAEARRRQDQAKKEQAREIIEQSSWGRPCKALYFELGEQQSSKLIALIHSNHLANTELTYALEAAGQFHSTKLVRSLLTPFLTHEKPYVREGAVYGLGQHRGVPEIREILQKQHAQETSPGVREAIEDVLEGDSDD; encoded by the coding sequence ATGACACGCAGCTATCATGATTGGTCAGTCGTTAGCAATCGAGATGTTGTTCAAGGGATGGAATCAAATCGGCAATCAAGTAACAGAAAAGCCACAGGGACTCCGGTTAATATCCCTCTCAAGGGCAAACTAGGTCGTATTATCTTTAGAGGTAGCACAAATCCCACAGCCGACGCAATGGCCTTAGCTCTCAGGCTTGAGCAAGCTACACCACGAGTAATGATTGCAAAAGACGCAACCTGGGCACCTCATGTGTCATCAAAATCTCTAGATACTCGAAGTCGACTCTCTGAACCTAAGGTACGTGTAGCCGTGATGTATGGGAGCGCCATGAGAAGCGACTCGGGTACATATACTGAGTTTAATATTCGAGTTGGCAGGGTAACAGAAAAGCGTTCTCCAGATTTAGCAGCGCTAGCCGAAGCACGTCGAAGGCAGGACCAAGCCAAGAAAGAACAAGCTCGTGAAATCATTGAACAGTCTTCATGGGGGCGTCCTTGCAAGGCCTTATATTTTGAACTAGGAGAACAACAGTCTTCTAAATTAATCGCTCTAATCCACTCCAACCACTTAGCCAACACAGAACTTACATACGCCCTAGAAGCAGCCGGCCAGTTTCACTCAACAAAACTAGTACGGTCTCTTTTGACTCCCTTCTTAACGCATGAAAAACCATATGTTCGCGAAGGCGCAGTATACGGACTTGGACAGCATCGCGGGGTACCAGAAATTCGCGAAATCCTTCAAAAGCAACACGCCCAGGAGACAAGCCCTGGTGTTCGTGAGGCCATTGAGGATGTTCTGGAAGGCGACTCTGACGATTAA